In Myxocyprinus asiaticus isolate MX2 ecotype Aquarium Trade chromosome 3, UBuf_Myxa_2, whole genome shotgun sequence, the following proteins share a genomic window:
- the ier3 gene encoding radiation-inducible immediate-early gene IEX-1: protein MLSRSDSLVFTFPANSFFQSQPPQFDFRPIVARNTEPEIFTFERIPQQQQPLPGRGAPVRPRKRNTRVMYPSKVRKYLPPPEKSPAKRWLLILCLVVLLQIYTEDESVETTQNEGPTFTDATSYNVLSFQSPEEQARQMMGNCPEDFTQMSNKQLQANSDEKDGKNSWFLNTTCPSSSWEEEMTVLYQQSRRNGYVVALLYPVYHTLGSEN from the coding sequence ATGTTATCCAGATCAGACAGCCTGGTCTTCACCTTCCCGGCAAACTCTTTCTTCCAGTCGCAGCCACCGCAGTTTGATTTCAGACCGATCGTGGCGCGCAACACCGAGCCGGAGATCTTCACATTCGAGCGGATCCCGCAGCAGCAGCAGCCGCTCCCTGGCCGCGGAGCTCCGGTGCGCCCTCGCAAGAGGAACACCCGCGTCATGTACCCCTCAAAGGTGCGCAAATATCTACCACCGCCCGAGAAGAGCCCCGCTAAACGCTGGCTGCTCATCCTGTGCCTGGTGGTCTTATTGCAGATCTACACAGAGGATGAATCCGTGGAGACCACGCAGAATGAAGGACCAACCTTCACCGATGCCACATCATACAACGTTCTTTCCTTCCAGTCTCCAGAAGAGCAAGCCAGACAGATGATGGGGAACTGTCCTGAGGACTTTACCCAGATGTCTAACAAGCAGCTCCAGGCCAACAGCGACGAGAAGGATGGCAAGAACTCTTGGTTTCTGAACACTACATGCCCGAGCTCAAGCTGGGAAGAAGAAATGACAGTGCTCTACCAGCAAAGCCGGAGGAATGGATACGTGGTGGCTCTTCTCTACCCGGTGTACCACACACTTGGCTCAGAGAACTGA